One region of Bdellovibrio bacteriovorus genomic DNA includes:
- a CDS encoding flagellin: MGMRITTNIAALNAQRNLVGSQRAINDSMAKLSSGSRINKAADDAAGLAISERLKAQIRSASQAQRNANDGISLIQTAEGGLNEIGNIIVRLRELGIQAASDTVGETERGMLNKEVTQLKDEMQRIAKSTTWGTTKLLDGSAPKFDFQVGIGNDDFADRISFDAGKHAATIDALGLDGIDFSSKEGAQEALARLDDAQTNVSGTRAYLGALQNRLTSTVDNLGVTQENLAAANSRIRDTDIAAASSEMVRNNILLQAGTSVLSQANQANQLALKLIG, from the coding sequence ATGGGAATGAGAATTACGACAAATATCGCTGCACTGAATGCACAAAGAAACTTGGTAGGTTCGCAACGAGCTATCAATGATTCTATGGCGAAGTTATCTTCAGGCAGTCGTATCAACAAGGCAGCTGATGATGCCGCTGGCTTAGCTATCTCCGAAAGATTAAAAGCGCAGATTCGCTCTGCATCTCAAGCCCAACGAAATGCGAACGATGGTATTTCCCTGATTCAAACAGCAGAGGGTGGCTTGAACGAAATCGGCAACATCATAGTGCGCTTACGTGAATTAGGAATCCAAGCGGCTTCCGATACGGTGGGCGAAACTGAGCGCGGTATGCTTAACAAAGAAGTTACTCAGCTTAAAGACGAAATGCAGCGTATTGCGAAGTCAACGACATGGGGAACGACGAAGCTTCTTGATGGCTCTGCTCCTAAGTTCGATTTTCAAGTGGGTATCGGCAATGATGATTTTGCCGATCGCATTTCCTTTGATGCCGGCAAACACGCGGCGACGATCGATGCTCTGGGATTAGATGGAATTGATTTTTCTTCGAAAGAAGGCGCACAAGAAGCGTTGGCACGTCTTGATGATGCGCAAACAAATGTCAGCGGCACACGCGCTTATCTGGGAGCTTTACAAAATCGTCTGACATCAACCGTAGACAACTTGGGTGTTACTCAAGAAAACTTGGCAGCAGCAAACAGCCGTATTCGTGATACCGATATCGCGGCGGCTTCCAGTGAAATGGTTCGAAATAATATTTTATTGCAGGCGGGAACTTCCGTGTTGTCGCAAGCAAACCAAGCCAACCAATTGGCATTGAAACTGATTGGTTAA